In Actinopolyspora saharensis, the genomic window CACCGGCTGATCGTGTGCTGGCTGGGGGTTGGTATGGGACGCGGACACGCGGGTACGGGAATATCAACCCGTTGTCCTGTCGACTACGCCTGTCGGCCTCGCCTTAGGATCCGACTCACCCAGGGCGGATCAACCTGCCCCTGGAACCCTTGGTCTTCCGGCGGGACAGATTCTCACTGTCCATGCACTACTCATGCCTGCATTCTCACTCCCACACCCTCCACACCCCTTCACAAGGATGCTTCACCGGTGTGCAGGACGCTCCCCTACCCACCACCCTCCACACAGGAGGATGGCGCCACGGCTTCGGCGGTGTGCTTGAAAGCCCCGCTACATTATCGGCGCAGGATCACTTGACCAGTGAGCTGTTACGCACTCTTTCAAGGATGGCTGCTTCTAAGCCAACCTCCTGGTTGTCTCGGCGATCCCACATCCTTTTCCACTCAGCACACACTTCGGGGCCTTAACCGGTGATCTGGGCTGTTTCCCTCTCGACCCTGGAGCTTTTCCCCCAAGGACTCACTGCCACGGTCCACATCCGCACCATTCGGAGTTTAGTTGACGTCAGTACCCACACAGGGCCATCAGCCATCCAGTCGCTCTACCAGCACGGAGCACCTCTCGTGACGCTGCACCTAAATGCATTTCGGGGAGAACCAGCTATCTCCGAGTTTGATTGGCCTTTCACCCCTACCCACAGCTCATCCCCCAGGTTTTCAACCCTGGTGGGTGCGGGCCTCCACACGGTCTTACCCGCGCTTCACCCTGGCCACGGGTAGCTCACTCGGTTTCGGGTCTAGAGCACGCGACTACCCCGCCCCTTTCGGACTCGCTTTCGCTCCGGCTCCCCCACCCGGGTTAACCTCGCCACGCACCACTAACTCGCAGGCTCATTCTTCAAAAGGCACGCCATCACACACCAACCGGCATGCTCTGACGGATTACAGGCGCACGGTTTCAGGAACTCTTTCACTCCCCTCCCGGGGTACTTTTCACCAGTCCCTCACGGTACACATCCACTATCGGTCACCAGACGTATTTAGGCTTACCAGGCGGTCCTGGCCGATTCACACGAGATTCCACGGGCCCCGCGCTACTCGGGACACACACCCACGAGCCACTGCCCTGCCTTCACCTACGGGGGTCTCACCCACTCCGCCAGCGCCTCCCAACGCTTTCGGCTGACACAGCAGCACCCGCACCCACACGGCAGCATGGATCCGGCATGATCCCACAACCCCGAACACGCAACGCCTGCCGGCTTGCCACGCATCCGGTTTAGCCTCATCCCCGTTCGCTCACCACTACTCAGGGAATCACACTTGTTTTCTCTTCCTGGAGGTACTGAGATGTTTCAGTTCCCCCCGTGCCTCCCGACGCGCTAATCACTTCACCCGCCGGTGACCGGGCATCACCCCGGCCAGGTTCCCCCATTCGGACACCCTGGGATCACAGTTCGGTTGACAACTCCCCCAGGCCTATCGCGGCCTCCCACGTCCTTCATCAGCATCTGGTGCCCAGGCATCCACCGTACGCCCACAGACACGAACCACACAGCCACACACGGCCATGCACTCAGCAAAACCACGCTGTCACGACATCACGCACACACGCGACATCACACAACGATGCTCGCCACCACTATCCACCTGTCAACCACCACACCAGCGAGCCCACCACACGGGTGCGCCCCCAGAGAACCCAACAGTACCCCAACACGCGCGCAGCCTGCTTGCTCCTTAGAAAGGAGGTGATCCAGCCGCACCTTCCGGTACGGCTACCTTGTTACGACTTCGTCCCAATCGCCAGTCCCACCTTCGACCACGCCCCCCACACAACGTGTGGTTAGACCATGAGCTTAGGGTGTTACCGACTTTCATGACGTGACGGGCGGTGTGTACAAGGCCCGGGAACGTATTCACCGCAGCGTTGCTGATCTGCGATTACTAGCGACTCCGACTTCACAGGGTCGAGTTGCAGACCCCGATCCGAACTGAGACCGGCTTTCCGGGATTCGCTCCACCTCACGGTCTCGCCACCCTCTGTACCGGCCATTGTAGCATGTGTGAAGCCCTGGACATAAGGGGCATGATGACTTGACGTCGTCCCCGCCTTCCTCCGAGTTGACCCCGGCAGTCTCCCGCGAGTCCCCGGCCGCACCGCTGGCAACACAGGACAAGGGTTGCGCTCGTTACGGGACTTAACCCAACATCTCACGACACGAGCTGACGACAGCCATGCACCACCTGTACACCAGCCACAAAGGGACACCCCATCTCTGAGGCCATCCGGTGTATGTCAAACCCAGGTAAGGTTCTTCGCGTTGCATCGAATTAATCCACATGCTCCGCCGCTTGTGCGGGCCCCCGTCAATTCCTTTGAGTTTTAGCCTTGCGGCCGTACTCCCCAGGCGGGGCGCTTAATGCGTTAGCTACGGCACGGACACCACAACGGTCCCCACACCTAGCGCCCAACGTTTACAGCATGGACTACCAGGGTATCTAATCCTGTTCGCTACCCACGCTTTCGCTCCTCAGCGTCAGGAACGGCCCAGCAAGCTGCCTTCGCCATCGGTGTTCCTCCTGATATCTGCGCATTTCACCGCTACACCAGGAATTCCGCTTGCCCCTACCGCCCTCGAGTCTGCCCGTATCGGCCGCACGTGCCCAGTTAAGCTGCGCATTTCCACGACCGACGCGACAAACCGCCTACGAGCCCTTTACGCCCAGTAAATCCGGACAACGCTCGCGCCCTACGTATTACCGCGGCTGCTGGCACGTAGTTAGCCGGCGCTTCTTTAGCCCCTACCGTCACATTCGTCAGGGCCGAAAGGGGTTTACAACCCGAAGGCCGTCCTCCCCCACACGGCGTCGCTGCGTCAGGCTTCCGCCCATTGCGCAAAATTCCCCACTGCTGCCTCCCGTAGGAGTCTGGGCCGTGTCTCAGTCCCAGTGTGGCCGATCACCCTCTCAGGCCGGCTACCCGTCATCGCCTTGGTACGCCCTCACCGCACCAACAAGCTGATGGGCCGCGAGCCCCACCCAGGCCGGAACACCCCCTCACAAAGGTGAACCTTTCCCACACACCCCATGCGAGGCATGCAGCACATCCGGTATTAGCCCCAGTTTCCCAGGGTTATCCCCACGCCCAGGGCAGGTTACTCACGTGTTACTCACCCGTCCGCCACTCCCACACCCCAACCCTCCGAAGAGAGCCACACGGGGTGTGAGCGTTCGACTTGCATGTGTGAAGCGCGCCGTCAGCGTTCGTCCTGAGCCAGGATCAAACTCTCCAACAATGAACCAGAGAAAAAACCCCAGCAAAAAACACAAAAAAACAAAAAGACAAGAAGCCACACACGCGTCAAGGCACTGTTGAATTCTCAAAGAACACACCCACACCAGTGGGCACACCACCACAGAAACCCTTCCGACACTCACCGAAAAAGCCCCGCGGCCGGTGCACATCCACCCTAGCACCCCACCACAGCACCCCCAACACCCGGGGGCACCCCAGCACCACCACAACGCACAACCACGCCACAGCAGCACCTCAAGGGGAGTCAGGATGAACTTATCAAGCATCGAATGGTCGAACCATCCTGAGCTTCAACGAATTTACCCGGTCCGCTTCGCGGCGTCAACCGCACGTCCCGGCTCGTTCAAGACCCGTTCGGTCTCTGTTCACGACACAGTCTACACACCGCACCTGAGCTCCGCGAAGCGGGGGGCCATCCGCGAACTCCCCGGGCAGCGCTCCAGCGCAGAAGAGGGCGTCGCGCTCCCGGAGGCCCCGGTGACGTGGAGAACCACCACGTCACCGCTCCACCGCACCGCTCACCCCTCGTCGTCGGCGGCTTCCGCGCTGGGACGCAACCACAGCTTCACCGTGCTCGTCTCCGAGGCCCCGATCGCCTGCATCAGCTGCTCGGGGGACACGGGATCGTTCCTGCCGACCAGCACGATCTCGTACCCCCAATCGGCGAACTCCCGCAGCACGGCCCTCGGGTCGTCGCCGATCGACTCGACGGCCGCGGGGGTGAACGAGCAAACCACCGAGGGACGGTGATCGCGCAACAACCCACCGAGCCCGGTGAGAACCCGGTGCAGCCCGCTGCCCACGTCCACGTGGACCACGGAGAGGTTCCGCTCCCCGATCCCGTGCGTGCTGTCCAGCTCGCGATCCAACCGCACGCCGCGCAGCTCGACCTCCTGGGAGCGGGACTCCTGACCGGAGCGCTGCGCGGAATCAGCGGGATCCCGGAGCTGCACACCTCCGGTGTCCACCGGTTCCCCGACCAGTTCCCGGTCGGAGTCCCACGCCGCCTCGCCCAGCACCGTCAGCCGCTCGCGCACCCGCTCGGCCACGTTGACCTCGGCGTTGTGCTCCAGCAGCTGACGTGCCGCCGGATCGGGCTCGACCGCCACAACTCGGCCGGTGTGATTCAGCCGCCCCAGCACCCGCACGGTCTGATAGCCGACGTAGGCACCGATGTCGAGGAACACCCCACCCGGTTCCAGCAGCGAATCGATCAACGCCGAGACCTCGGTGTCCCAGCGGTGGTGCGAGGACAGCCAGGGAAGCATGACCGTGTCCTCCGCGGGCAGCCGCAGCAGCCCGGCCTCGCACACCACGGGGGTACCGGGGACGTGGTCGGTTCCCCCGTTGCGCTCGTGCTCGCGCAGCACGATCCGCCGCAGGGCGTCCGTCCCGCGCAGCGCGTTGTCGATGTCGAGAGCCGTTCGGCGCAGCCCGGAGTCCAACTGCTCCTGCTGCTGCCGCTCCGAGTTCTCGATCCGCTGCTCCAGCCGGTCCACCCGGTCCAGAGTCCGTTCCACGGCCCCGGTGAGGCTGTCGACGCGTTCGGCCAGTTCGGACAGCTGGTTCTCGCTCGCGGCCTGGCCACGCTCCTCGAGGGCCCGCAGCCTGCGATCGTGCTCGGCCAGGTCGGAACGGGCCTGCACGGCCCCGTCGTCCGCCCCGGCCACCCGGGACCCCAGCTGCTCCTGACGCTGGGAGAGCTGAGTCAGCTCCGCGCGCACGGCGTTGACGTCGAGGTCGTCCGCCCGCCCCTCCTGACGTCGCAGCAGCTCCGCCGCCGTCTTCTCCACCCCGTCGAGCAGGGAGCGGATGATGTCGCGGATGTGCTCGTCGTAGTGGCCGAGCGCCTTGAGCACGGCCTTGCGCAGGGCCGGGGTCACCGCGTTCCGACCGCCCATCCCCACTTCTGGAGGACGGTGCAGCGCGTGCCGCGCCACCAGCAGCGGACGCAACGGGTCCTCCTCGGGATCCTGCTGGTCCCGCGCCCACTTGGCCCGCCAGTTCCGGTAGGCGGCCTCCACCCGCTCGCGCAGCTGCTCCCCTGCGCGCCCCGCGGAGTGGTGCCGGGACAGGAACTCACGAGCGGCCGTTCCGGAGCGGGCCGTTGCCTCCGGATCCCCGACCGCCTCGGTCAGCGCCGCCGCGGCTGCCTCCGGAGCGGGTTCCCCACTGCCCTGACAGCGCACGAGCACCGCCCCGGAGGAACCGAGCAGTTCCGCCACGGACCCGTGCTCCACCGTGATCACGGGTATCCCTCGGGACACCACGTCCAGCAACCGCAGCGAGTACCGGTCGCCGCCGACCCCGCTCTCCGCGCGGTGCAGTGAGACCACGCAGTCGGCGATCGCGACGCCGAGTTCCGCGGCGTCGTGCTCCTCCCGGAGGACGACGCGGGGATCGGTGGCCGTGGCCAGCCGCAGTCGCTCGGCGGCCTCCGGATGGTCGGTGGCGCCGCTGACCGCCACGAACAGGCGCACGTCCGCGCGTTCTCCGAAGGTGGCTCCGAAGGCCGTCACCAGACCGAGCACATTGGCGCGGTACTCATCGGCGTGATCGGCGAAGGCGACGAACACGAACTCCTCGGAGAACCCGAGCCGAGCGCGCGCCTCCTTGCGCTCCTCCTCCCCCGGGGGATCGTTCTCGGGGAAGGGCAGCGCCAGCACGCGAGCCTGCACTCCCGCGTGTCGTGCCGCGTGCCTGCCCGCCTGGGACAGCGCCCACACCTCCGCGGGCTCTCCGCCGGCCGCTCCCGCGTCCACCGGATCCGCCCCGCCGTCCGGTCGCACGTCGATGAGGTGGTGTCCCGCCGGAACGGGGACGGCGGGGTCGCAACGGAGCACGACCGGGTAATGCGGCTCGTCCGAGCTCGGCACCCCGGAGGAGCGCACGGCGAGGCGCACCAGTTCCGCCAGTCGTCCCGAACCGAGGACGGCCACCCCCAGCTGGTCCGTCATGTCGGACCGTTCGGGGCCGTGGCCGCGCACCGACTGCGGTGGGATCCTGCCGCTGGCGACACCGACCCCGGCGCACCACTCCCCGAAGGCGGCGGCGTCCTTCCCGAGCGGTTCGGGGTAGTCCCGCCGCAGCTGCGGGTCGTCCCGCCACACGGCGATCGCCCACCGCGAGCACCCCGCGGCCCGTTGGCGCTCGTCCTCCGGTTCCGCCGCCCACTCGAGGAACTCGGCCTGCGGATCCCGCTCGGAGTCCCCCTGCTCGAACGGGCTGGGAAGCGGGTCCCCACCGTCCTGTTCCCCGCTCAGCCACCGCGCGCGGTACGCGGCACGCATGCTCGGGGTGATCAGGGTTCCGTCGGGCAGGTGGTCGAACGGGTGCGTCCGTTCGGCGGGCAGTCCCTCGGAGACGAGCGCGTTGCGGTACCCCGCGCACAACCCGGCCAGTTCGGGGAAGTCCGACAGCAGCACGCGCGGACGGTCCGCGTACTCCGTCGACAGGAGCCAGGGTCGTTGCGCTTCGAACCCCTCGAAGTGGACGCTGCGCAGCGGTTCACCGTCCACGAGTTGCCGCCCGTGCGAGGTCTCGAGCCTCCGCTGACTAGCGTTGAACACGGAGAGACCGATCCCCGGGTCCCGCAGCACCCGGTGGTCGACCATGGCGGGCAGTCCCTCGAACAGCCCTTCGGCCGAGCTCGGATCGGCGCGGGCCTGAGCAGCCCACTCCTCGAGGACCGCCTCGGCCCCGCTGTGCGCGGCGAGCAGATTCGTGTCGAAGGAACCCGCCCTGACCAGGTCCTTCGGACCTGGGCGCAGGCCGTCGGCGGGCAACGGACGTAGCACCCTGGGAACCAGCCCGAGCGGTTCCGCGTGGCTGAGCACGTCGAGCGCGTCACCGAACGGGGCGAACACCCGAACGCCGGGGGAGAGATAGAGCAGGGGCGACTCGGACCGCAGCAGGAACGCCAGCAGCCGGGGAAGTATCACCGCGTTGAGTGATTCCTGCCCGCACGCCGCGGCCAGCCGGGCGAACTCGACGTCGTCGACGCCGATGTCGGCGGGGGTGCGCACTTCGGCGCGCAGCGCTTCGTCAAGTTCCTCCTCGAAATCCAGCAGCAGGATCGTGAAGCGCCCGTCCGGGTGGTTGTGCAGGAACGAGTCGCGCAGCACGCGCGCTCCGGCGAGCTGTCCGTGCCGCGCGACCGTGCAGCCGTGCGGGGTGGGGCCCGTGGACTCCCGTTCGGGTCCGTTCACTTGCTGCTCGGACTCCTCCGGGAGTTCCACGGGCCAGGCCGGTTCGTCGACGAGTTCATCCGGCGAATCGGTTCCCTCCGGAGCGGGGGACGGCCATCGGGTCGATTCGGAATGGTCCAGGGGATCACTCACGACTCCTGAACTTACCGTCGACGCTCACGTGGTCACACGCCCCGACCGGGTCACAGCATCGGCATCAGCGTGCGCAACTCGTACGGCGTCACGTGACTGCGGTAGGAGTTCCACTCGTCCCGCTTGTTGCGCAGGAAGAAGTCGAAAACGTGCTCCCCGAGCGTTTCCGCCATCAGCTCGGAGTTCTCCATCTCGGACAGTGCCTCGTTGAGGTTCTGCGGCAGGTTCGGGTACCCCGCCGCCTTGCGCTCGCTCTCGGTCAGGGACCAGACGTCGTCCTCCGCCGCGGGCGGGAGCTCGTAGCCACGTTCCACTCCGCGCAGTCCGGCGGCGAGGATCACGGCGTAGGCCAGGTACGGGTTGCAGGCCGAGTCCAGGTTGCGCACTTCCACCCGGCGGGAGGAGGACTTGCCCGGGGAGTACATCGGGACCCGCACCAGGGCGGAGCGATTGGCGTGTCCCCAGCAGACCGCGGTGGGCGCCTCGCCACCGACGACGAGTCGCTTGTAGGAGTTCACCCACTGGTTGGTCACCGCGCTGATCTCACGGGCGTGGTACAGCAGGCCCGCCACGAACGCGCGGCCGGTGTCCGAGAGCTCGTAGGGGTTCTCCGGGTGGTAGAAGGCGTTCTGGTCGCCCTCGAACAGGCTCACGTGGGTGTGCATGCCGGAGCCCGGCTGAGTGCTGAACGGCTTGGGCATGAACGAGGCCCGCACGTTCTGGGTGAGCGCGACCTCCTTGACCGCGTACCTGAACGTCATCACGTTGTCGGCCATGGTGAGGGCGTCGGCGTAGCGCAGGTCGATCTCCTGCTGCCCCGGGGCGCCCTCGTGGTGGCTGAACTCGACGGATATCCCCATGGCTTCCAGCGCTTCGATGGCGTTGCGCCGGAAGTGCGGGGCGGTGTCGTGACTGGCCTGGTCGAAGTAGCCCCCGGAGTCGGCGGGGGTGGGTTCGCTCCCGTCGGTGGGGAGGTCCTTGAGGAGGAAGAACTCGATCTCGGGGTGCACGTAGCAGGTGAATCCCGCCTCCGTGGCCCTGGAGAGGGTCCTGCGCAGCACGTGCCGCGGATCGGCCCAGCAGGGCGAACCGTCCGGCATGGTGATGTCGCAGTACATCCGCGCGGAGTAGTGCTGCCCGTCGGCGGTTTCCCAGGGCAGCACCTGGAAGGTCGTCGGATCGGGTTTGGCGACCATGTCCGACTCGTAGACGCGGGAGAACCCTTCGATGGCCGAGCCGTCGAAACCGATCCCCTCCGCGAAGGCCCCCTCGAGCTCGGCGGGTGAGATGGCCACCGATTTCAGTATTCCCAGAACATCGGTGAACCACAGCCGCACGAAGCGGATGTCGCGTTCTTCCAGAGTGCGGAGCACGAACTCCTGCTGACGGTCCATACTCGCAGC contains:
- a CDS encoding FkbM family methyltransferase, whose product is MSDPLDHSESTRWPSPAPEGTDSPDELVDEPAWPVELPEESEQQVNGPERESTGPTPHGCTVARHGQLAGARVLRDSFLHNHPDGRFTILLLDFEEELDEALRAEVRTPADIGVDDVEFARLAAACGQESLNAVILPRLLAFLLRSESPLLYLSPGVRVFAPFGDALDVLSHAEPLGLVPRVLRPLPADGLRPGPKDLVRAGSFDTNLLAAHSGAEAVLEEWAAQARADPSSAEGLFEGLPAMVDHRVLRDPGIGLSVFNASQRRLETSHGRQLVDGEPLRSVHFEGFEAQRPWLLSTEYADRPRVLLSDFPELAGLCAGYRNALVSEGLPAERTHPFDHLPDGTLITPSMRAAYRARWLSGEQDGGDPLPSPFEQGDSERDPQAEFLEWAAEPEDERQRAAGCSRWAIAVWRDDPQLRRDYPEPLGKDAAAFGEWCAGVGVASGRIPPQSVRGHGPERSDMTDQLGVAVLGSGRLAELVRLAVRSSGVPSSDEPHYPVVLRCDPAVPVPAGHHLIDVRPDGGADPVDAGAAGGEPAEVWALSQAGRHAARHAGVQARVLALPFPENDPPGEEERKEARARLGFSEEFVFVAFADHADEYRANVLGLVTAFGATFGERADVRLFVAVSGATDHPEAAERLRLATATDPRVVLREEHDAAELGVAIADCVVSLHRAESGVGGDRYSLRLLDVVSRGIPVITVEHGSVAELLGSSGAVLVRCQGSGEPAPEAAAAALTEAVGDPEATARSGTAAREFLSRHHSAGRAGEQLRERVEAAYRNWRAKWARDQQDPEEDPLRPLLVARHALHRPPEVGMGGRNAVTPALRKAVLKALGHYDEHIRDIIRSLLDGVEKTAAELLRRQEGRADDLDVNAVRAELTQLSQRQEQLGSRVAGADDGAVQARSDLAEHDRRLRALEERGQAASENQLSELAERVDSLTGAVERTLDRVDRLEQRIENSERQQQEQLDSGLRRTALDIDNALRGTDALRRIVLREHERNGGTDHVPGTPVVCEAGLLRLPAEDTVMLPWLSSHHRWDTEVSALIDSLLEPGGVFLDIGAYVGYQTVRVLGRLNHTGRVVAVEPDPAARQLLEHNAEVNVAERVRERLTVLGEAAWDSDRELVGEPVDTGGVQLRDPADSAQRSGQESRSQEVELRGVRLDRELDSTHGIGERNLSVVHVDVGSGLHRVLTGLGGLLRDHRPSVVCSFTPAAVESIGDDPRAVLREFADWGYEIVLVGRNDPVSPEQLMQAIGASETSTVKLWLRPSAEAADDEG
- the glnA gene encoding type I glutamate--ammonia ligase, whose amino-acid sequence is MDRQQEFVLRTLEERDIRFVRLWFTDVLGILKSVAISPAELEGAFAEGIGFDGSAIEGFSRVYESDMVAKPDPTTFQVLPWETADGQHYSARMYCDITMPDGSPCWADPRHVLRRTLSRATEAGFTCYVHPEIEFFLLKDLPTDGSEPTPADSGGYFDQASHDTAPHFRRNAIEALEAMGISVEFSHHEGAPGQQEIDLRYADALTMADNVMTFRYAVKEVALTQNVRASFMPKPFSTQPGSGMHTHVSLFEGDQNAFYHPENPYELSDTGRAFVAGLLYHAREISAVTNQWVNSYKRLVVGGEAPTAVCWGHANRSALVRVPMYSPGKSSSRRVEVRNLDSACNPYLAYAVILAAGLRGVERGYELPPAAEDDVWSLTESERKAAGYPNLPQNLNEALSEMENSELMAETLGEHVFDFFLRNKRDEWNSYRSHVTPYELRTLMPML